The following proteins are encoded in a genomic region of Triticum dicoccoides isolate Atlit2015 ecotype Zavitan chromosome 1B, WEW_v2.0, whole genome shotgun sequence:
- the LOC119321198 gene encoding ribonuclease 1-like: MAQRTISLCLILGLLAAAAPANATSFDFYYLILMWPGAYCVDSEYGCCVPKYGYPAEDFFIQSFTTFDLSLNKAVVRCNSDKPFDINKLEPIENNLNHYWSNIHCPRTDGTSTWKSEWRSYGVCSGLKEVDYFRAALNLRKNADVLGALAEQGINPDYRLYSTEHIKWAVNQKLGVMPGVQCRDGPFGKKQLYQIYLCVDKNGEAFIDCPKLPKLQCPEEVLFHPFHTWMLNATSPAKIMLPTKA, from the exons ATGGCCCAGAGGACAATTTCATTGTGCCTAATCCTTGGCTTACTAGCCGCGGCAGCACCTGCCAATGCAACCAGCTTTGATTTCTATTACCTCATCCTAATG TGGCCTGGAGCATACTGTGTGGACAGCGAGTACGGATGTTGCGTGCCCAAGTACGGATACCCAGCGGAGGATTTCTTCATCCAGAGCTTCACGACCTTCGACTTGTCGCTGAACAAAGCCGTCGTGAGATGCAATAGCGACAAACCATTCGACATTAACAAG CTGGAGCCAATTGAAAACAACTTGAACCACTACTGGAGCAACATTCATTGCCCGCGCACCGACGGGACGAGCACCTGGAAGAGCGAGTGGCGCAGCTACGGCGTCTGCTCGGGCCTCAAGGAGGTGGACTACTTCAGGGCCGCACTCAACCTCCGCAAGAACGCCGACGTCCTCGGCGCTCTCGCCGAGCAGGGCATCAACCCGGACTACAGGCTGTACAGCACGGAGCACATCAAGTGGGCGGTGAACCAGAAGCTTGGAGTGATGCCTGGGGTGCAGTGCAGGGACGGGCCGTTCGGCAAGAAGCAGCTCTACCAGATCTACCTCTGCGTCGACAAGAACGGGGAGGCCTTCATCGACTGTCCCAAGCTGCCCAAACTGCAGTGCCCTGAGGAGGTCCTCTTTCACCCCTTCCACACGTGGATGCTCAACGCCACATCGCCTGCCAAGATCATGTTGCCCACCAAGGCTTGA